A part of Populus alba chromosome 8, ASM523922v2, whole genome shotgun sequence genomic DNA contains:
- the LOC118045031 gene encoding uncharacterized protein, which yields MMNPRGGYTGFRPRGYNPPRRVPLRSTSQNIPANFQPNTEWKEEDAAQVLLVYLPGFLKEQIVVSADELQSNIRVYGERILANNMRSRFNTAHTVPKNCDLSQMKLGFDGGILTIRIPKNIPAVKSTDTGELEATASQEYPGLQDSTGKPKPEKNGEETPSGRTSTTSAKETEGKDVKAPSTQKAASEEVSQKGQDEAPQKADLLVNTTKQIEKKSAGLDGEKAHQIVTEKKEANVKPVEEEKPEKVAEKPSKEEEKGEEPKIAEKVVEKPLVKEEEKESAVLKKEEEEENATAAGDDKEKSNKDISEDAENARASANKDEDKKNDENQLMVNIFVAVSIIMAVGAHFYSIFSSSGKI from the exons ATGATGAATCCAAGAGGTGGATACACTGGTTTTCGGCCCAGAGGATATAATCCTCCCCGCAGAGTACCTTTGCGCAGCACCTCTCAAAATATTCCAGCCAATTTTCAGCCAAATACAGAATGGAAGGAAGAAGATGCAGCTCAAGTTTTACTTGTATATCTTCCTG GTTTCTTGAAAGAGCAAATAGTTGTTTCAGCAGACGAACTGCAAAGTAATATCAGAGTTTATGGAGAGCGTATACTCGCAAATAACATGCGCAGTCGCTTTAATACAGCTCACACCGTTCCCAAAAATTGTGACCTGAGCCAAATGAAATTGGGGTTTGATGGTGGGATCCTAACCATCAGGATTCCGAAAAACATTCCTGCTGTAAAAAGTACTGATACTGGAGAATTAGAGGCCACAGCTAGCCAAGAGTATCCTGGGCTTCAAGACTCTACAGGAAAACCAAAGCCTGAGAAGAATGGAGAAGAGACTCCTTCAGGGAGAACCTCAACCACCTCTGCCAAAGAAACAGAAGGGAAAGATGTTAAAGCTCCAAGCACCCAAAAGGCAGCCAGCGAGGAGGTGTCTCAAAAGGGTCAAGATGAAGCTCCTCAAAAAGCTGATTTATTGGTTAATACCACAAAACAAATAGAGAAGAAGAGTGCAGGGTTAGATGGTGAAAAAGCTCATCAAATTGTCAccgaaaagaaagaagcaaatgtGAAGCCTGTTGAAGAGGAAAAGCCCGAGAAAGTTGCTGAAAAGCCTTCgaaagaagaggagaaaggTGAGGAACCAAAGATAGCTGAGAAAGTTGTTGAAAAGCCATTGGTAAAGGAAGAGGAAAAGGAGAGTGCTGTCctgaagaaggaggaggaggaggagaatgcGACAGCTGCTGGTGATGATAAAGAGAAGTCTAACAAGGATATTTCCGAGGATGCAGAGAATGCAAGAGCTTCTGCTAACAAGGACGAGGACAAGAAGAATGATGAGAATCAACTGATGGTGAATATTTTTGTGGCAGTTTCAATAAttatggctgttggagcacaTTTCTATAGCATTTTTAGCTCATCTGGCAAGATCTAA